The genomic stretch CGTTCGGCAGTTCCCTCCGAAGGCTGCTCAAGCACCATGCCGACGCGCAGGTGGTGACTTTCGTCCTTGTGCGCGTCCAGTAGTAGCGTCTAGGCTCTCTCTTCTACTGCCCAATGGTGTAATGGTAGCACAACAGATTCTGACTCTGTTTGTCTAGGTTCGAGCCCTAGTTGGGCAGCCAGTTGGCTCAGGAAAACGACGCCTCACTGCGTCCGACGAAGCCTTTGGTATACCCTGTAAGTACGCACTACAACTACCCACCGCACTCGCAATGCGGGCCGGCCGGCGGCTAGTCGAACTTCGTCTACTTGTATTCGTCGAGTTCCGGGCCGGTCCAAGGCGCGCTGCGGTTTCCGACAGCCGCCACGACTTCCTTCACTCGTTCAACGGAAACAGGAGCAGCCTCGTTACCCCATGATGCTCTAATGAATGTAATCACCGCGGCGATCCGTTCCTCGTTGAAACGATATCCACTTTGAGGACCGAAAGCGGGCATCGCATTGTTGTAGGAATTGCCCAACACCTCGATCGGCCCGACCAAACCATGCAGTAGGATTCGAATCAAGCGGTCCTCGCTGCCCAGCACCCATTCGGAAGCCGCCAGCGGAGGATACACTCCGGGTACGCCCTGCCCGGAGGCCTGATGGCAAGCGGCACAATTTTGGGCATACAAGCGACCTCCCAAAACCATCGGGTCCACTTGCACAGAGCCCTGCGCGACCGTCGTCCCGCGCCCCTGAGACGGACTGAACGACGTAGCCTCGAACTCGCCCGAAAATCTCGTGAGGTAGACCCCTGCGAAGAAAATCAGAGCAGAAAATACGAACAACAACAGAATTGGAATCGGCGAGAAGCCCTCTGTGGGTTCCGGTTTCTCACGCAGCAATTGGCGGTGCACCGCCGTGATCGATGCATCCGAAACGGCACCCTGCTCCAGTCGAGTCGTGGATTCGCGTTTCTCAGGTTGTTTCGACTCGAACGTCATTGTGTACCTCCGGGCGCTTCCGGGAGATCGTAATCGGTCCTCAAACCAAGCAAATATGCGACCAAAGCCTCGCCTCGAGCGTTTGGCACCACCTCGAACCCCTCCGGAGGGGCGTATTCGGGCGGGAGAGAAAGTGCCTTCGGTGACGGTTCACCGACTATTTCCCGAACCTCGAACAGAAACGGATAGGGCGGCATAATCGAGCCAGGAGAGGTGATGACTGGATTGTAGAGATGGTTGAAATGCCACGACTCGCTCGGAAGTCGCTGTCCCACGTTGCGAAGGTCCGGACCGGTCCGCATGGTGCCGAGAAACACACGGCCATCGTGGATGTAGTCGCGGGCAACGTTGGGTCGGTTACCCCAACCGCGCGCGACGTCGATGCTTTCCGCCCCCGGATCGCGGGAAACCGGATTGCGGACTTGCTGAGTGTGACAGTAGACGCACCCGAGATCCTGATATACCAACTGGCCTTGCTTCGCGGCACCCGACATCGGCAGCGGTACCGTCGTTTCGGAAGCGGAATCGAAGAACGGCTGCGTCGTTCCCGCCTTGTCCTGCTGGACGAGATTCGTGACCACAATCCCCGTCCACGAAAACGCAATCGCGAGAAAGAACCCGAGGAAGAGTAGAGGACCGTTGTTCATGAGGTCTTCAACTTGAGGGACGGCGGCGTGTTGAACAGCGTGGGTGATGTCTCGTCAGCCGTACGACGCTTCACCAAGATCCAAACGAAACTGACCGCGAATGCGATGTGTCCGACTAGCATGAATACGCCCGAAACCGATCGCGAGAAAAGCCAAGGCACCGTCTCGGCCATGATGTCGAGAAACGCCGGGTGGCCTTCGACATCGAGCATCTGCAATCCTTGGATAGCTCCCCCGATCGAAAGTCCGATAACGTAGATCGAGATCCCGATGGCCGTTGTCCAGAAGTGAAGGCTGATCAGGCTGGCGGAAGGCCATTCCTTCCTCAAGATACGCGGCATGATGTAGTAGATACTGCCGAACATCACCATCGTGAAGAAAGCATACATGCCATGGTGCGCGTGGGCCACGGTGAAGTGCGTGAAATGCGTGACTTGGTTCACGGATCGAAGTGACATGGTCGAACCGGCTAGGCTCGTCAGAGTATAGTTGACGGCACCGAAGACGATGAAAC from Opitutales bacterium ASA1 encodes the following:
- a CDS encoding cbb3-type cytochrome c oxidase subunit II; this encodes MNNGPLLFLGFFLAIAFSWTGIVVTNLVQQDKAGTTQPFFDSASETTVPLPMSGAAKQGQLVYQDLGCVYCHTQQVRNPVSRDPGAESIDVARGWGNRPNVARDYIHDGRVFLGTMRTGPDLRNVGQRLPSESWHFNHLYNPVITSPGSIMPPYPFLFEVREIVGEPSPKALSLPPEYAPPEGFEVVPNARGEALVAYLLGLRTDYDLPEAPGGTQ